The genomic stretch CGATTTTCCATTGAAGAGAAGGAATTCTGGAAAATGTTGAAAGCCCGGAGTTCGCAGTAAAAGGAAATCAAAGAGAGCAAGGTCAGCGACCATCCTGTGGTTGGCCCGCAGGGCCCAAAGTTTGCAAAGGCAAGCGCCGGTAGCGCAATGACTACGGGCACCAGCATCAGGCAAAATGCTTTCAGCAGGCCCCTGGATCGCGCATCCATGACACGAAGTTTATCACGCAAGTTTTTCACCCTCCCGCGCCTTCCAGCGCTCGTGCGAATCGAATCGAATGATGGCCAGACCGCGAATCGACCGGCCTGCTGCATTGCGCGCCGAATGCACTGCGGCGAACGGCTACATCAATGGCTCCAATCGGACAAACTCCAATGACACCGGAAAGTCGCGCGCAATCCGGAAATGATTTCCGTGTTTTCAACGATCCCCTGTCTCGATCGAGGGGATGAATTCCCATTCCAGCTCCGGCATGCCGAAGTTCAGGATCAGTCCGTACGGATGCCCCGAAGCGTGAAGATAGGATCGCAATTGTGCGACGTGCGCGCCAACAATCCCACGGTTTGCTTTCAATTCCACAATGACTGTGGCATTCACAACAAGATCCAGCCGGTGCGTACCGACAAGCTGAGCGCCATACCAGATCTTGATCTGCTTTTCCCGTTCGATGGGAAGCCCGCGGCTTTTCAATTCGGAAACCAGCGCACGGCTGTAAATGCTTTCCAGAAACCCCGGGCCGAGCGTACGATGCACGGTTCGTGCCGCTTCGACAATTCTGTAAGCCGGATTCTCACCGTCCTCCACATGTCCTCCACACCGGGCTATCGCATTCGTGGTACCTTGTTTGGCTTATGACGATGTTATCGGATTCTCCCGACCTGTACTTTGCTTTCCCCGATGGTGTTCTGCATCACGCGTGTCCGGAATGCACCGCTTTGTGCTGCCGCGGACAGGGCTTTGCGGGAAGCGCGAAACGCGAAATGAATTTCATCTTCAAGAATTATCCCCAGTTCGGCGGCATGGTTCAGGAACGTGAAGGCGATGTGGTGACCTGCGCCACACCCATGGGCCGCTGCTTTTTTCTCCGCGACGACAATTTGTGCCAGATCGAAGTGACGCATGGCAGAGCGAAGAAACCCGGAGTCTGCCTGCTGTTTCCGTTCAATGATTTCTACCGGATCGGAAAAGCACTCGCGGTGGCGCCGCATTTCATGTGTCCGATACGATTGAATCTGCCCGCGGCGCCCGGCCGCGTGGAAGGCACTCACGCCATGATCGAAAAGACCATCCGCGAGACCGGGCTGCTGGCGAATGAATCCGTCAAGGCCTTTGTCGGCGATGCCGTGATTGCCCCGGGACCGACGGCGAACGCGGTGCTGGCTCGAGAAGTGGCGTTCCGGGATTTGTGCGGCGTTGCGCTGGGAAATCATCGATTCCGCGATGTGCTCGAGGCCGCGTCGGACAACAAACGCGAACTTCGCGATTATAAGAAACGCGTGGCGCAGCTGATGGGATGGACATCGTCCCATATGCCGGCCGAACGGGATCACATCGACGACATTCTACTGGCGACGGCGTCTTCGCATCGGCTGTCGTTGCTGCATCACTCGCCTGAAGGCGTGTTGCGTTTCCTGTCTCTGGCGGAAATGCTCGTGCGGCGTGTTTTCGCAGTCGGCCAGGCGCCTCCCGCACTTCAGGCGGTTTGCAGCGTGATCGAAGATATGCGGCCGGGAATCCGGCTGCTGGCGTGGGCGGACGAATCGCCGGCGATGAAGAATACGCCTCTGAAGAGTCCGAAGTTCGGAGATCCGAACATGGTGTACGCAGGAAATATCTTCCTGAACAACATGCCGCGGCGCGGCGTGCTTAAGTCGCTGGAAAAGGCATTCAATATGTCGATTCCTCCGGCGGACCGCAATGCACTAGTGCACCAGATTGCCGGAGTTGTCGATCCTGCGCTCAAGCAACGGCAGCCGGTAACCGTCTAGCTTCCAAGTCTGCTGTAGGGGCGGTCTATGACCGCCCGCTATTTGCACAGTACCGCAAATTCTGGATGGTGCATGGTCATAGACCGCGCCTACAATCCCGCCTTACGGATTTCTGCAATGCGGGGAGCGCGGCTCTTCGGGCTGTCCAAACTGAAGGATTGCGCATCGCCGAGATCGTCACGCACATATTCTT from Terriglobia bacterium encodes the following:
- a CDS encoding GxxExxY protein, with product MEDGENPAYRIVEAARTVHRTLGPGFLESIYSRALVSELKSRGLPIEREKQIKIWYGAQLVGTHRLDLVVNATVIVELKANRGIVGAHVAQLRSYLHASGHPYGLILNFGMPELEWEFIPSIETGDR